A genomic stretch from Dissulfuribacter thermophilus includes:
- a CDS encoding DUF167 domain-containing protein — translation MGYFKGYKGGILIEVHCQPRASRSEFAGLYGDAVKLRLKAPPVDGKANEEAIKVISKVFGVPKKHILLKAGQSSRKKTFFIEGVGLEDVKKLIDKGVLP, via the coding sequence ATGGGATATTTTAAGGGGTACAAAGGTGGTATTCTCATAGAGGTACACTGTCAGCCACGTGCCTCGCGCTCTGAATTCGCAGGTCTTTATGGTGATGCAGTGAAGCTCAGGTTAAAGGCCCCGCCTGTTGACGGTAAGGCCAATGAAGAGGCCATCAAGGTGATATCAAAGGTATTTGGAGTCCCCAAGAAGCACATATTGCTGAAGGCAGGTCAAAGTTCCAGAAAAAAGACCTTTTTTATAGAGGGTGTTGGGCTAGAGGATGTAAAAAAGCTTATTGACAAGGGGGTACTTCCCTGA
- a CDS encoding NAD(+)/NADH kinase, with product MHQYLRVVSLVKKRGSKRAQELGRQVHSFLVRQGIKVIEETVPKDCDLVIVLGGDGTLLHIAESAYRADAPILGVNLGGLGYLTEIQIEEIEKVIMSAIRGVADLEKRMLLKVEVLDSECKSCATYCVLNEVAILRGSYGKVINIPTWAEGAFLTTYRGDGLIISTPTGSTAYNLSAGGPILHPRMEAMILTPVCPFALSARPIILPADSELEVCMEGFGSEGGVGASAQSPPFYVEIDGKLVHGVKSKYKLVVKRAPGHLKLISSPSSGYFKILREKLGWAGHLHQSDP from the coding sequence ATGCACCAATACCTCAGAGTGGTCAGTCTCGTAAAAAAAAGGGGCTCTAAACGTGCTCAAGAGCTAGGGAGGCAAGTCCATTCTTTCCTTGTGAGACAAGGGATAAAAGTTATTGAAGAAACGGTACCAAAAGACTGCGATTTGGTAATAGTCCTTGGGGGTGACGGTACTCTTCTTCATATAGCAGAAAGCGCTTATAGGGCTGACGCACCAATTCTTGGAGTAAATCTTGGGGGACTAGGCTATCTTACTGAGATCCAGATAGAAGAAATAGAAAAAGTTATCATGTCCGCTATTAGGGGGGTGGCAGATCTAGAAAAGAGGATGCTCCTTAAGGTAGAGGTGTTGGATTCTGAGTGTAAAAGTTGTGCCACGTATTGCGTCTTAAATGAAGTGGCGATCCTACGGGGATCTTATGGCAAGGTCATAAATATACCTACCTGGGCCGAAGGGGCCTTTCTTACCACATATAGAGGGGATGGTCTCATAATCTCGACACCAACTGGTTCAACTGCCTACAATCTGTCTGCAGGTGGTCCAATTCTTCATCCAAGAATGGAGGCAATGATCCTTACTCCAGTCTGCCCTTTTGCATTGAGTGCAAGGCCTATTATCTTGCCGGCGGATTCAGAACTTGAAGTTTGTATGGAGGGTTTTGGTAGTGAGGGTGGAGTTGGTGCATCAGCCCAATCTCCACCCTTTTATGTTGAGATCGATGGAAAGCTTGTCCATGGTGTAAAATCAAAATATAAACTTGTGGTTAAAAGGGCCCCTGGGCACTTAAAACTTATAAGTTCACCATCTTCAGGTTATTTTAAAATTTTAAGAGAAAAGTTGGGCTGGGCAGGGCATTTACATCAATCTGACCCATAA
- a CDS encoding YeeE/YedE thiosulfate transporter family protein, which produces MGTFAEKAKNLYKNLCQTEWNATVTGVIIAILSILIMAWWRPWGAVGAVRNWGEWILYGLGVFDTPPPSFIINSGSVIGIGFVAGAFVSACLGNDFSFKFPPPWELCKAVMAGILMGIGSAFAGGCNVGGMYNAIGNLAANGFTMWIGLVIGVIMGLKYIYWEMEHVTWGTSGGKNIDFPFALKIILAIITILALVWGAYTYSASDDSYVASLSGILLISAGLGYAMQRGRWCMVQAFREPHMTGDCTLAKSVALSIMIVAIGAAVLKYAVPQRGSAVAVETTVVSALEDLDVDEISDEELADTLDDVIEASQQAVHGAQRVLDPVNYVRGTFGWGGILGGILFGLGAMLAGGCGSGTLWRVGEGQMKLWLVVPFFGVTNALMVHWFKAIHMEGVGPMHVGSKLGKHIYLPDVFGYGGTLLLIAIIMGLWYLIVDWNEDTNKFIVNM; this is translated from the coding sequence ATGGGTACATTCGCGGAAAAGGCAAAGAATCTGTACAAGAATCTGTGCCAGACAGAGTGGAATGCAACAGTTACAGGTGTCATTATTGCGATTCTTAGCATCTTGATAATGGCATGGTGGCGGCCATGGGGTGCAGTAGGTGCAGTTCGAAACTGGGGGGAATGGATCCTTTATGGTTTAGGAGTATTTGATACACCTCCTCCAAGTTTCATCATCAATTCTGGCTCTGTAATCGGCATAGGATTTGTAGCAGGGGCTTTTGTATCGGCATGTCTTGGAAATGACTTCTCATTCAAATTCCCACCACCATGGGAATTGTGTAAAGCCGTAATGGCTGGAATTCTCATGGGGATAGGCTCTGCATTTGCAGGTGGCTGTAATGTGGGTGGTATGTACAATGCTATAGGAAACCTTGCAGCCAATGGTTTCACCATGTGGATTGGCCTTGTTATAGGGGTCATTATGGGATTGAAGTACATCTACTGGGAGATGGAACACGTAACATGGGGGACCAGCGGAGGAAAAAATATTGACTTTCCATTCGCCTTAAAGATTATCTTGGCCATTATAACAATATTGGCCTTGGTTTGGGGCGCATATACTTATTCAGCTTCAGATGACTCATATGTCGCTTCCCTGAGTGGCATACTCCTTATATCTGCAGGGCTAGGCTATGCAATGCAGCGCGGAAGATGGTGCATGGTCCAGGCATTTAGAGAACCTCATATGACAGGTGATTGTACACTGGCCAAATCAGTGGCACTAAGCATTATGATAGTCGCTATCGGTGCCGCAGTTCTCAAATATGCTGTTCCCCAAAGAGGTTCTGCTGTAGCAGTAGAGACTACGGTAGTTTCTGCCCTTGAAGATCTTGATGTAGATGAAATTAGCGACGAAGAACTAGCTGATACCTTGGATGATGTCATTGAGGCAAGTCAGCAGGCAGTTCATGGAGCCCAAAGAGTACTTGACCCAGTAAATTATGTTCGCGGCACATTTGGCTGGGGCGGCATCTTGGGTGGCATTCTGTTTGGTCTCGGCGCAATGTTAGCAGGTGGTTGCGGTAGTGGAACCCTTTGGCGAGTAGGCGAAGGGCAGATGAAACTCTGGCTCGTAGTCCCATTCTTCGGAGTTACAAATGCCTTGATGGTACATTGGTTCAAGGCCATACATATGGAAGGTGTTGGGCCAATGCATGTGGGTAGCAAACTAGGTAAACACATTTATCTACCCGATGTGTTTGGCTACGGCGGAACATTACTTCTCATTGCAATTATTATGGGACTCTGGTATCTCATAGTTGATTGGAACGAAGATACCAACAAATTTATTGTAAACATGTAG
- a CDS encoding M16 family metallopeptidase, which yields MCYPKIQLVMVIFFVVFFCFSMHGVCLSRELAPGLYKVKIGDRLPVIVKESARSPVVAIQIWVKAGSSYEAKDEWGITHLIEHMIFKGTDTRGAEDIGGAIEAVGGTINAYTSLDYTVYHCVVPKQFWRKALNILSDAVLHATYDQKELEREKKVVLEEIRMRDDQPTSRLSKMLMKEAYGPEHPYGHPVIGFPETVSKFSRSDLRKYVQKRYTPENMAVIVVGDVESSQVFPAVQEDFLTFVRSAPTKASALSPASGTKHPRGLRFAIDTMDTKEGYVAIAFNGVPSFSDEDAPIYDVLGAILGDGESSRLVRQVKNRLGLVNAIDAYAFTPRLNGLFEINMTLDPDKVKDALSQVFQELFRLREEGVLDEELERAKTLVETDFVYGQERMEGEARKIGVFEFLAGSPDKVSQYLEKVRSVTPEDIKRVASKIFTTKDITISMIMPEGKSGIVNKEDLSLLIQEAELQAGGISPTGEFGTVRLVRKVELSNGLTVLIREVPEVPTVGMRIVFPGGVRYETPKNNGIFHFLATTWTKGTETHSAEGLAEMIEGLGAGISGFSGKNTFGLQGRFLSSNFDKGLNLFAEILMTPTFPQEEVEKMKPIIVSQIRRQDDYLPSVAMRAFNRLLFSPHPYAMDPLGTIENVQGVSSKDLKETYEKFAIPSRGVLAIVGDVNADELIATLETLLGGWRKEELEILPELPSPDPLETPKISTIKREQKEQTHIVLGFAGPTISGLDRYPMEVLSAVLSGMGGRLFQDLRGQKALAYTVTSMVGLGLDYGSFALYIACAPEKKDKALKGLWKEIYRVLSEPISQEELERAKHWLIGRYEIGLQTNGAQAMDMALNELYGLGYNFSTKYVQSISKVTAEDCMSVAKKYLSQDSYVLVTVGP from the coding sequence ATGTGTTACCCCAAAATCCAACTTGTTATGGTGATTTTCTTTGTCGTTTTTTTCTGTTTTTCAATGCATGGAGTTTGTCTGTCTAGAGAGCTAGCTCCAGGATTATATAAGGTAAAGATAGGAGACAGATTACCAGTTATAGTCAAAGAAAGTGCTAGAAGTCCGGTTGTGGCAATTCAGATTTGGGTGAAGGCTGGAAGCTCCTATGAGGCCAAAGATGAGTGGGGTATCACACATTTGATCGAACATATGATCTTTAAAGGAACTGATACTAGGGGAGCTGAAGACATTGGTGGGGCCATTGAAGCTGTTGGCGGTACTATAAATGCCTACACCTCGTTGGATTATACTGTTTATCATTGTGTAGTGCCAAAACAGTTTTGGAGAAAAGCGCTAAATATTTTGTCTGATGCGGTTTTACATGCCACCTATGATCAAAAGGAATTGGAGAGAGAAAAGAAGGTGGTACTTGAAGAGATCAGGATGCGCGATGATCAACCCACCTCGAGGCTCTCAAAGATGCTTATGAAAGAGGCATACGGCCCAGAGCATCCCTATGGCCATCCAGTAATAGGTTTTCCTGAGACAGTGTCCAAATTTTCCCGTTCTGATTTAAGGAAATATGTGCAAAAGAGATACACTCCTGAGAATATGGCAGTAATCGTAGTAGGAGATGTGGAAAGCTCACAGGTCTTTCCCGCAGTTCAAGAGGATTTTTTGACATTTGTCCGTTCAGCACCTACCAAAGCTTCAGCTCTCTCCCCAGCATCAGGAACCAAGCATCCAAGGGGGCTAAGGTTTGCAATCGATACTATGGATACAAAAGAAGGCTATGTTGCCATAGCCTTCAATGGAGTGCCAAGTTTTTCTGATGAAGACGCTCCAATATATGACGTGCTAGGGGCCATTTTAGGGGATGGTGAAAGTTCAAGGCTTGTTCGTCAGGTAAAAAACCGGCTGGGTTTGGTAAACGCAATAGATGCATATGCCTTTACTCCCAGATTAAACGGACTCTTCGAAATTAATATGACCCTTGATCCTGATAAAGTTAAAGATGCTCTAAGCCAGGTTTTTCAAGAACTTTTTAGGTTGAGAGAGGAGGGAGTCCTGGATGAAGAACTCGAGCGGGCAAAGACCCTGGTAGAAACCGATTTTGTCTATGGTCAGGAGCGAATGGAAGGGGAGGCAAGGAAGATTGGTGTCTTTGAATTCCTTGCAGGGAGTCCAGACAAGGTGAGTCAATATCTTGAAAAAGTCAGATCTGTCACACCTGAGGATATTAAGCGGGTAGCCTCAAAAATTTTTACGACAAAAGATATAACTATTTCTATGATTATGCCTGAAGGAAAAAGCGGAATTGTCAACAAAGAGGATCTATCTCTCTTGATTCAAGAGGCAGAACTTCAGGCAGGTGGGATTAGTCCTACAGGAGAGTTTGGTACAGTTCGACTTGTCAGAAAGGTAGAGCTCTCCAACGGACTGACGGTCCTCATTCGCGAGGTCCCAGAGGTCCCCACTGTGGGCATGAGAATTGTTTTTCCAGGTGGAGTTAGGTATGAAACTCCCAAAAACAATGGGATCTTTCATTTTCTTGCGACTACATGGACAAAAGGGACAGAGACTCATAGTGCAGAGGGGCTCGCTGAGATGATTGAAGGGCTTGGAGCTGGAATAAGCGGTTTTTCTGGGAAAAATACCTTTGGCCTTCAGGGTAGGTTTTTGAGCTCAAATTTTGATAAGGGCTTGAATCTTTTCGCAGAAATTTTGATGACTCCCACATTCCCTCAGGAAGAAGTGGAAAAGATGAAGCCAATTATTGTTTCTCAAATAAGACGTCAAGATGACTATCTGCCCTCTGTGGCCATGAGGGCATTTAATAGGCTTCTCTTTAGTCCCCATCCTTATGCTATGGATCCACTTGGCACCATAGAGAATGTACAGGGGGTTTCATCCAAGGATTTAAAGGAAACATACGAAAAATTTGCCATTCCCTCTAGGGGCGTACTCGCCATTGTAGGAGATGTAAATGCCGACGAACTAATAGCAACCCTAGAGACCCTTTTGGGAGGATGGCGAAAAGAGGAACTGGAAATCCTGCCAGAGCTTCCCAGTCCAGATCCGTTAGAAACTCCCAAAATTTCCACTATTAAGAGGGAACAAAAGGAGCAAACACATATTGTACTTGGTTTTGCTGGTCCTACCATTTCAGGGCTAGACCGTTATCCCATGGAAGTATTGAGCGCCGTCCTCTCTGGCATGGGTGGAAGACTATTTCAGGATCTAAGGGGACAAAAGGCCTTAGCCTATACTGTGACTTCAATGGTGGGTCTTGGTCTGGATTACGGCTCTTTTGCTCTGTACATTGCCTGTGCTCCGGAGAAGAAAGACAAGGCCTTAAAAGGTCTTTGGAAGGAGATTTATAGGGTACTTTCTGAACCAATCAGTCAGGAAGAATTAGAGAGGGCCAAGCACTGGCTAATAGGCCGTTATGAAATTGGTCTCCAGACAAATGGCGCACAGGCCATGGACATGGCATTAAATGAATTATATGGGCTAGGGTATAACTTTAGCACTAAATATGTGCAATCCATTTCAAAGGTTACAGCTGAAGACTGTATGAGCGTGGCTAAAAAATATTTGAGTCAAGATAGTTATGTGCTTGTAACTGTAGGTCCATAA
- a CDS encoding YtxH domain-containing protein, giving the protein MSCDDGRFSAGTLIVSFLLGGAVGAALGALLTPKSGPETRERIREQAYYVKGEAAKVADEVKDKACELLEKSKELVEQKKAVLESALEAGKEAMEKEKEKLLSKIKKEAEEESEEAISG; this is encoded by the coding sequence ATGAGTTGTGATGACGGAAGGTTTTCAGCAGGAACTCTTATAGTTTCTTTCCTATTGGGTGGGGCAGTAGGTGCAGCATTGGGCGCACTTTTAACCCCAAAATCCGGCCCTGAGACTAGAGAACGAATAAGAGAGCAGGCCTATTACGTTAAGGGCGAGGCTGCCAAGGTAGCAGACGAGGTTAAAGACAAGGCCTGTGAACTCCTTGAAAAGAGCAAGGAATTGGTAGAACAGAAAAAGGCCGTACTGGAATCGGCTCTCGAGGCTGGCAAAGAGGCAATGGAGAAAGAAAAAGAAAAACTTCTCTCTAAGATAAAAAAAGAGGCAGAAGAGGAGTCTGAAGAGGCTATTTCGGGGTAA
- the aroC gene encoding chorismate synthase has translation MPGNIFGTLFRVVTWGESHGPAIGAVIDGCPPGLPISPEVIQEELDRRRPGKGGVAETSRREPDRVEILSGTFEGKTTGTPISLIIWNKDPKPGAYDHLRDIFRPGHGDITYLKKYGIRDHRGGGRSSGRETAARVAAGAVAKILLKEHGIDVMAYTVALGGIEAKERDLSVCKENPFFCPDRDAAEKMKERVLQVKKDGDSLGGIVEVLCKGVPPGLGDPVFDKLDADLAKAVMSIGAVKGVEIGAGFKASTLLGSENNDPITPQGFLTNNAGGILAGISNGAEIILRAAVKPIPSIAQEQKTIDVEGRSTTIKIGGRHDISAIPRIVPVCEAMVRLVLADHLLRQMVNAQAKR, from the coding sequence ATGCCAGGTAACATCTTTGGGACCCTTTTTAGAGTTGTGACATGGGGAGAAAGTCATGGCCCTGCAATAGGTGCGGTCATAGACGGTTGTCCCCCAGGGCTTCCAATTAGTCCTGAGGTTATCCAGGAGGAATTGGACAGGAGAAGGCCAGGTAAGGGCGGCGTTGCCGAGACATCTAGGCGTGAACCTGATCGTGTAGAGATACTTTCTGGTACGTTTGAGGGAAAGACTACAGGTACGCCTATAAGTCTTATAATCTGGAACAAGGACCCAAAACCAGGTGCATATGACCATCTAAGGGACATATTTCGTCCTGGACATGGGGATATAACCTATCTTAAAAAGTATGGTATCAGAGATCATCGTGGAGGGGGAAGGTCCTCAGGCAGGGAGACCGCAGCGCGTGTTGCCGCAGGGGCAGTTGCAAAAATTCTGTTAAAAGAACACGGAATCGATGTTATGGCCTATACAGTCGCCCTTGGAGGCATTGAAGCCAAGGAGCGAGACCTCAGTGTCTGTAAGGAAAATCCATTTTTTTGCCCTGATAGAGATGCAGCTGAGAAGATGAAAGAGCGGGTGCTTCAGGTGAAAAAAGATGGAGATAGCCTTGGGGGAATTGTGGAGGTTTTGTGTAAAGGAGTCCCTCCTGGGCTGGGAGATCCTGTGTTTGACAAACTAGATGCAGATCTTGCCAAGGCCGTGATGTCAATAGGAGCAGTAAAAGGAGTTGAAATCGGGGCGGGATTTAAGGCCTCTACACTTTTGGGTTCAGAAAACAATGATCCTATTACTCCTCAAGGTTTTCTCACAAATAATGCAGGAGGAATACTTGCGGGAATTTCTAATGGGGCAGAAATAATCTTGAGAGCTGCTGTTAAACCTATTCCCTCTATCGCTCAGGAGCAAAAGACCATAGATGTTGAGGGGCGCTCCACAACTATTAAGATTGGTGGAAGGCATGATATTTCGGCAATTCCTAGGATAGTGCCTGTGTGTGAGGCTATGGTAAGGCTTGTGCTGGCAGATCATTTGCTTAGACAAATGGTAAATGCTCAGGCCAAGAGATAA
- a CDS encoding prephenate dehydrogenase/arogenate dehydrogenase family protein, producing the protein MEKTPKTIGIIGGKGKMGQWFANFFKEQGYAPMISDVDTPVTSVDVAKEADVIVVSVPMEVFPKIIEEIGPHIPESSFLTDLCSLKETQVACMLEHTKCEVCGTHPLFGPFEESIEGRRLAICPGRGEEWTEWWDKLLRNAGAKTFFVSPEEHDTVMAWVQALNHFLLVTLGMSLEDSYTDKETLFGLATPSFERQMNIVERLRLQDPELYATIQFSNPHTLEALGGFMDHAMRLYDIIKSGDRKGFIEVFKKVQSFGR; encoded by the coding sequence ATGGAAAAAACGCCTAAGACTATAGGTATCATTGGCGGAAAGGGAAAGATGGGGCAGTGGTTTGCAAATTTCTTCAAGGAACAGGGATACGCGCCAATGATTTCAGATGTAGACACTCCTGTCACATCTGTGGACGTGGCAAAAGAGGCAGACGTAATTGTGGTCTCGGTCCCCATGGAGGTTTTTCCAAAAATTATTGAGGAAATTGGTCCACACATCCCAGAGTCCAGTTTTTTGACAGATCTATGTTCTCTCAAAGAGACCCAGGTGGCATGTATGCTGGAGCATACTAAGTGTGAAGTCTGTGGTACTCACCCATTATTTGGCCCTTTTGAAGAGAGTATCGAAGGTAGGCGCTTGGCAATTTGTCCAGGTAGGGGAGAGGAATGGACTGAATGGTGGGACAAGCTCTTACGAAATGCCGGTGCCAAGACCTTTTTTGTGTCTCCAGAGGAGCACGATACAGTGATGGCCTGGGTACAGGCCTTAAATCATTTCCTACTTGTTACGCTGGGTATGAGTCTTGAGGATTCATATACTGATAAAGAAACCCTCTTTGGGCTTGCGACCCCAAGTTTTGAGCGTCAGATGAACATCGTTGAAAGACTGAGACTCCAAGATCCAGAGCTATATGCAACCATTCAATTTTCTAATCCACATACCCTGGAGGCATTGGGTGGTTTTATGGATCATGCCATGAGACTTTATGACATCATTAAGTCTGGTGACAGAAAGGGGTTTATAGAGGTTTTTAAAAAGGTTCAGAGTTTTGGGCGTTAG
- a CDS encoding DUF948 domain-containing protein, which yields MPIQAAVTVGLIAFIVLVAFLIFAIIKVKNFLENAQLALNKVTDILDDARSEVKSLTDKAENLLDTINNEISTLEKRIDIIQTEISGTIQEVNLTLQSSRELEKTVQETVKGLEPILSNAQNITKDLELLSYDIRKKVGQTSDFFNAAEDAAKTVRSVTGIVRSGLSGVAIEVASLATGAKATIQYLTKKIEKGGK from the coding sequence GTGCCCATACAGGCTGCCGTTACAGTTGGATTGATTGCATTTATTGTGCTCGTGGCATTTCTTATTTTTGCAATAATTAAAGTCAAAAATTTTCTAGAAAATGCTCAATTGGCACTTAATAAGGTTACGGACATATTAGACGATGCCAGAAGCGAGGTTAAATCGTTAACAGACAAGGCAGAAAATCTCCTTGATACCATTAACAATGAAATTAGCACATTAGAAAAAAGAATTGACATAATACAGACTGAAATATCAGGTACTATACAGGAAGTGAATTTGACCCTACAGAGTTCAAGAGAACTGGAAAAAACAGTGCAAGAAACCGTAAAGGGGCTTGAGCCAATTTTATCCAATGCACAGAATATTACTAAGGATCTCGAACTTCTAAGTTATGACATAAGAAAAAAGGTCGGACAGACATCTGACTTTTTCAACGCTGCTGAAGATGCTGCCAAGACAGTGAGGTCCGTCACCGGCATAGTTAGAAGCGGACTATCGGGGGTAGCAATTGAAGTGGCAAGCCTGGCCACCGGCGCCAAGGCCACAATTCAATATTTAACCAAAAAAATTGAAAAAGGAGGTAAATAA
- a CDS encoding sulfurtransferase TusA family protein has translation MSDFKVAPDGLEVARTLDAKGLSCPMPLLRTKKEIEKINSGEILEVLGTDPGSRNDIPGWCARAGHEYLGEKEDDGFMRFYIRKK, from the coding sequence ATGAGTGACTTTAAAGTAGCCCCAGATGGTCTCGAAGTTGCTAGGACATTGGACGCTAAGGGCCTCAGCTGTCCAATGCCACTTCTAAGAACCAAAAAGGAAATCGAAAAGATCAACTCTGGCGAAATTCTTGAAGTCCTTGGTACAGATCCTGGCTCAAGAAATGATATCCCCGGATGGTGTGCAAGGGCCGGTCACGAGTATCTCGGAGAAAAAGAAGACGACGGTTTCATGAGGTTCTACATAAGGAAAAAGTAA
- a CDS encoding shikimate kinase, giving the protein MPDQQINKILLVGFRATGKTTCGRLLASSLGWGFIDMDEELKKRMGKEISEIVREKGWDYFRAKERLLLKEILFDSDDKRLVVSTGGGVVLHKDILSDLPGDTLAVWLRASLETIQKRMSKDSATAHMRPALTDQGDPINEVMEVLREREPLYREFCHIAIDVDDLSPAQISERILSYAR; this is encoded by the coding sequence TTGCCTGATCAGCAAATCAATAAGATTCTCCTAGTGGGCTTTAGGGCCACTGGAAAGACTACCTGTGGTAGATTGTTGGCAAGTAGCCTTGGCTGGGGCTTTATAGATATGGACGAAGAATTAAAAAAACGCATGGGGAAAGAGATCAGTGAAATAGTTAGGGAAAAGGGATGGGATTATTTCAGAGCAAAAGAGCGCTTGCTCTTAAAAGAGATCCTTTTTGATAGCGATGATAAGAGACTAGTAGTTTCAACTGGTGGCGGAGTTGTTTTACACAAGGACATATTATCAGATCTTCCTGGGGATACCCTAGCAGTATGGCTTCGGGCTAGCCTAGAGACCATTCAAAAAAGGATGTCAAAGGATTCAGCCACTGCCCATATGAGACCCGCTTTGACGGATCAGGGTGATCCCATAAACGAAGTAATGGAAGTGCTTAGAGAAAGAGAACCCCTCTACAGAGAGTTTTGCCACATTGCCATCGACGTGGATGATTTAAGCCCTGCGCAAATTTCAGAGAGGATTTTGAGTTATGCCAGGTAA
- a CDS encoding type II secretion system F family protein, whose product MPVYVWHGVTSTGEKKKGEIEAKDERIARLILRRQRIRVTKIKKKPRDLLADISFFQPKVKTKDVVVFTRQLSTMIDAGLPLVQGLDALVEQQENKTFKKILHEIKQDVESGSTFADALKKHPKIFDRLYCNMIQAGEIGGILDEVMKRLATYMEKAERLKRKVKGAMMYPAIVLTIAVVVLAIILIFVIPVFQKMFEESGHALPAPTQLVIDISEFVKAYILHIIAALIGLIVALKKFHSTEKGARILDRFILKVPVLGPLLRKVSVAKFTRTLGTLLNSGVPIIDSLNVAAGTAGNKIVEDAIYKVRSSISEGKTVAQPLLESGIFPNMVVQMISVGETTGALDDMLNKIADFYDEEVDAAVDALTSAIEPLMIVFLGGTIGSIIIAMYLPIFQMAGAVGG is encoded by the coding sequence ATGCCTGTCTATGTCTGGCACGGCGTAACCTCAACCGGAGAGAAGAAAAAGGGAGAGATTGAGGCCAAAGACGAACGAATTGCCCGGTTAATTCTTAGACGCCAGCGCATTAGGGTTACAAAAATAAAGAAAAAGCCCAGGGATTTACTGGCTGATATCAGCTTTTTTCAGCCCAAGGTGAAGACAAAGGATGTGGTGGTCTTTACAAGACAACTTTCCACCATGATAGATGCAGGCCTTCCGCTGGTTCAGGGGCTTGATGCCCTGGTTGAGCAGCAGGAAAATAAGACATTCAAAAAGATCCTCCATGAGATCAAGCAGGATGTGGAGAGTGGTTCTACGTTTGCAGATGCACTGAAAAAGCACCCTAAGATCTTTGATAGGCTTTATTGTAACATGATTCAGGCCGGTGAGATCGGAGGTATACTAGATGAGGTAATGAAACGTCTCGCTACATATATGGAAAAGGCAGAGCGGTTAAAAAGAAAAGTCAAGGGTGCAATGATGTATCCTGCGATTGTGCTCACCATAGCAGTGGTTGTTTTGGCCATTATCCTCATCTTCGTCATACCCGTCTTTCAAAAGATGTTTGAAGAATCAGGGCATGCCCTTCCAGCTCCTACCCAGCTTGTAATAGATATCAGTGAATTTGTTAAAGCCTATATACTCCACATTATAGCGGCGCTTATTGGCCTTATAGTTGCCTTAAAAAAGTTTCATTCAACTGAAAAGGGGGCAAGGATTTTGGATAGGTTTATTTTAAAGGTGCCTGTCCTAGGGCCTCTCTTAAGAAAGGTGTCCGTTGCAAAATTTACCAGGACCCTTGGAACATTGTTGAACAGTGGTGTTCCAATTATTGACTCCCTCAATGTAGCAGCTGGCACTGCTGGTAATAAGATTGTCGAAGACGCCATTTACAAGGTAAGATCGAGTATAAGTGAAGGTAAGACTGTTGCCCAGCCGCTTTTGGAAAGTGGTATTTTCCCTAATATGGTGGTCCAGATGATATCTGTTGGAGAGACAACAGGTGCCTTAGACGACATGTTGAATAAGATAGCAGATTTCTATGATGAGGAAGTTGACGCTGCAGTAGACGCGTTGACAAGTGCTATTGAACCGCTAATGATTGTCTTCTTGGGGGGTACAATAGGTTCAATTATTATAGCGATGTATCTTCCGATTTTTCAAATGGCAGGAGCAGTTGGAGGTTGA